A single Drosophila miranda strain MSH22 chromosome XR, D.miranda_PacBio2.1, whole genome shotgun sequence DNA region contains:
- the LOC108152856 gene encoding transient receptor potential cation channel subfamily A member 1 isoform X1: MPKLWNGGVYNSQCPALSSPDLMEAQPTLLPKTRSNSSTSTSTKNRNSKYWIFSMIIERSSGVKRGEIDGDDADTPLEAILPAEPAAEQVCLLRDSPFRILRAAESGNLDDFKRLFMADNTRISLKDGKGRTAAHQATARNRVNILRYIRDQNGDFNAKDNAGNTPLHIAVECDAYEALDYLLSIPVDTGVLNEKKQAPVHLATELNKVKSLRVMGQYRNVIDIQQGGEHGRTALHLAAIYDHEECARILITEFDACPRKPCNNGYYPIHEAAKNASSKTMEVFFQWGEQRGCTREEMISFYDSEGNVPLHSAVHGGDIKAVELCLKSGAKISTQQHDLSTPVHLACAQGAIDIVKLMFEMQPMEKRICLSCTDVQKMTPLHCASMFDHPDIVSYLVSEGADINALDKEHRSPLLLAASRSGWKTVHLLIRLGAGISVKDAAARNVLHFVIMNGGRLTDFAEQVANCQTNNQLQLLLNEKDSMGCSPLHYASRDGHIRSLENLIRLGACINLKNNNNESPLHFAARYGRYNTVRQLLDSEKGSFIINESDGAGMTPLHISSQQGHTRVVQLLLNRGALLHRDHTGRNPLQLAAMSGYTETIELLHSVHSHLLDQVDKDGNTALHLATMENKPHAISVLMSMQCKLVYNVLDMSAIDYAIYYKYPEAALAMVTHEERANEVMALRSDKHPCVTLALIASMPKVFEAVQDKCISKANCKKDSKSFYIKYSFAFLQCPFMFAKIDEKTGEPIMTTNPIPLPALNTMVTHGRVELLAHPLSQKYLQMKWNSYGKYFHLANLLIYSIFLVFVTIYSSLMMNNIELEPGVNKSMSQYCNLGWDQLTHNLSQNHFAATNFRQDSCVERINRTTAILFCAGVIVVYILLNSMREMLQIYQQRLHYILETVNLISWVLYISALVMIVPAFRADGIITSIHYSAASIAVFLSWFRLLLFLQRFDQVGIYVVMFLEILQTLIKVLMVFSILIIAFGLAFYILLSKIIDPQPNHLSFSNIPMSLLRTFSMMLGELDVVGTYVNTYYRDRLKVPMTSFLILSVFMILMPILLMNLLIGLAVGDIESVRRNAQLKRLAMQVVLHTELERKLPHVWLQRVDKMELIEYPNEAKCKVGFCDFILRKWFSNPFTEDSAMDAISFDNNDDFINAELERQRRKLRDISRMLEQQHQLMRLIVQKMEIKTEADDVDEGISPNEIRSVVGSASAGTNRWNSPRIRNKLRAALSFNKSM, encoded by the exons ATGCCCAAGCTCTGGAATGGTGGGGTCTACAATAGCCAGTGCCCCGCCTTGTCGTCGCCGGACCTGATGGAGGCCCAGCCCACACTTTTGCCCAAGACgcgcagcaacagcagcactaGCACCAGCACCAAGAACCGGAACAGCAAG TATTGGATATTCTCGATGATAATCGAACGAAGTTCGGGTGTCAAGCGGGGCGAAATCGATGGCGATGATGCAGACACCCCACTGGAGGCCATCTTGCCAGCCGAACCGGCGGCGGAGCAGGTCTGCTTGTTGCGTGACAGCCCCTTCAGGATATTGCGG GCAGCCGAGTCCGGAAACCTGGATGATTTCAAGCGGCTGTTTATGGCCGACAACACGCGCATTTCCCTGAAGGATGGCAAGGGACGGACGGCTGCCCACCAGGCAACGGCCAGAAATCGCGTCAATATACTGCGCTACATTAGGGATCAGAACGGGG ACTTCAATGCCAAGGACAATGCCGGAAATACACCACTCCACATTGCCGTCGAGTGCGATGCTTACGAGGCCCTGGACTATCTGCTGTCCAT CCCGGTGGACACGGGAGTGCTCAACGAGAAGAAGCAGGCTCCGGTCCACCTGGCCACCGAGCTGAACAAGGTGAAATCCCTGCGGGTGATGGGACAGTACCGGAACGTCATCGACATACAGCAGGGCGGGGAGCATGGACGCACGGCCCTCCATCTGGCGGCCATCTACGATCACGAGGAATGCGCTCGCATCCTG ATAACCGAGTTCGATGCATGCCCCCGTAAGCCGTGTAACAACGGCTATTATCCCATTCACGAGGCTGCCAAGAACGCCAGCTCCAAGACAATGGAGGTCTTTTtccag TGGGGTGAGCAACGCGGCTGTACACGCGAGGAGATGATATCCTTCTACGACTCGGAGGGCAATGTGCCACTGCACTCAGCGGTCCACGGTGGCGACATCAAGGCTGTGGAGTTGTGCCTCAAGTCCGGTGCAAAGATATCCACCCAGCAACATGATCTCTCGACACCAGTGCATCTGGCCTGCGCTCAG GGTGCCATTGATATTGTGAAGCTGATGTTCGAGATGCAGCCAATGGAGAAGAGGATCTGCCTGAGCTGCACCGATGTGCAGAAGATGACGCCGCtgcactgcgcctccatgtTTGATCATCCGGATATTGTGTCCTATTTGGTGAGCGAGGGAGCCGACATTAATGCTTTGGACAAGGAGCATCGCTCCcccctgctgctggctgcctcTCGCAGCGGGTGGAAGACGG TCCACCTCTTGATTCGATTGGGGGCTGGGATTAGCGTCAAGGATGCGGCTGCTCGCAATGTCCTGCATTTTGTAATCATGAACGGTGGCCGGCTGACGGACTTTGCCGAGCAGGTGGCCAATTGCCAGACGAACAACcagctccagctgctgctcaaCGAGAAGGACAGCATGGGCTGCTCGCCGCTCCACTACGCCAGTCGGGACGGGCACATCCGCTCGCTGGAGAATCTCATTCGGCTGGGGGCCTGTATCAACctaaagaacaacaacaacgagagTCCGCTGCACTTTGCCGCCCGCTACGGCCGCTACAACACCGTGCGCCAGCTGCTCGACTCGGAGAAGGGCTCGTTCATCATCAACGAAAGCGACGGGGCAGGGATGACTCCGCTGCACATTTCCTCCCAGCAGGGGCACACCCGTGTGGTCCAGCTGCTGCTCAACCGCGGGGCTCTGCTGCACAGGGATCACACGGGACGCAATCCTCTCCAGCTGGCGGCCATGTCCGGCTATACCGAGACCATTGAGCTGCTGCACTCGGTGCACTCCCATCTGCTCGATCAAGTGGACAAGGATGGG AATACGGCTCTCCACCTGGCCACCATGGAGAACAAGCCGCATGCCATCTCGGTGCTGATGTCCATGCAATGCAAGCTCGTCTATAACGTCCTGGACATGAGTGCCATTGACTATGCCATCTACTACAAGTACCCGGAGGCGGCTCTGGCCATGGTCACCCACGAGGAGCGGGCCAATGAGGTGATGGCCCTCCGCTCCGACAAGCATCCGTGCGTCACCCTGGCCCTGATTGCCTCCATGCCGAAGGTCTTTGAGGCGGTGCAGGACAAGTGTATCAGTAAGGCCAACTGCAAGAAGGACTCGAAGAGCTTTTAC ATAAAGTACTCTTTCGCATTCTTGCAATGCCCCTTTATGTTTGCCAAGATCGATGAGAAAACCGGAGAGCCGATAATGACAACAAATCCCATTCCGTTGCCGGCATTGAAT ACCATGGTTACCCATGGACGCGTGGAGCTGCTGGCCCATCCACTCAGCCAGAAGTATCTGCAGATGAAGTGGAACTCGTACGGCAAGTACTTTCATCTGGCCAACCTACTGATCTACTCGATATTCCTGGTCTTTGTCACGATCTATTCGTCCCTGATGATGAACAACATTGAGCTGGAGCCTGGTGTGAACAAGTCCATGAGCCAATATTGCAATTTGGG GTGGGACCAGCTGACCCACAACCTCTCGCAGAATCACTTTGCCGCAACAAACTTCCGCCAGGACTCGTGTGTGGAGCGCATCAATCGGACCACGGCCATTCTATTCTGTGCTGGGGTGATTGTGGTCTACATTTTGCTCAATTCGATGCGGGAAATGCTGCAGATCTACCAGCAACGCTTGCACTATATCCTGGAGACGGTCAACTTGATATCCTGGGTGCTATACATATCGGCCCTGGTCATGATAGTGCCGGCCTTTCGGGCCGATGGCATCATTACCAGCATTCACTATTCGGCGGCCTCGATTGCTGTGTTTCTGTCCTGGTTCCGGCTCTTGCTGTTCCTGCAGCGATTCGACCAGGTTGGCATCTATGTGGTTATGTTTCTGGAGATCCTGCAGACGCTCATCAAAGTGCTGATGGTCTTCTCCATACTGATCATTGCTTTTGGACTGGCCTTTTACATTTTGCTCTCGAAG ATTATCGATCCACAGCCGAACCACTTGTCCTTCTCGAACATACCGATGTCTCTGCTGCGCACCTTCTCCATGATGTTGGGCGAACTGGATGTTGTGGGCACCTATGTGAACACCTACTATCGCGACCGACTCAAAGTGCCCATGACCTCCTTCTTGATACTGA GCGTCTTCATGATACTCATGCCCATTCTGTTGATGAATTTGCTTATCGGTTTGGCGGTTGGCGACATCGAGTCGGTGCGTCGCAATGCCCAGCTGAAACGTCTGGCCATGCAGGTGGTCCTGCACACGGAACTGGAGCGCAAGCTACCCCATGTCTGGCTCCAGCGGGTGGACAAAATGGAGCTTATCGAATACCCAAACGAGGCAAAGTGCAAGGTCGGCTTCTGTGACTTTATTCTACGCAAATGGTTCTCCAATCCCTTCACCGAGGATT CCGCCATGGACGCCATCTCCTTTGACAACAATGACGATTTTATCAACGCAGAGCTGGAGCGGCAGCGCCGCAAGCTGCGGGACATAAGCCGCATGCTGGAGCAACAGCACCAGCTGATGCGCCTCATTGTCCAGAAGATGGAGATCAAAACGGAGGCAGACGATGTGGACGAGGGCATATCGCCCAACGAGATTCGCTCCGTCGTGGGCTCGGCCTCGGCTGGCACCAATCGCTGGAATTCTCCGCGCATCCGCAACAAGCTTCGAGCCGCTCTCAGTTTCAACAAGAGCATGTAG
- the LOC108152856 gene encoding transient receptor potential cation channel subfamily A member 1 isoform X2, with translation MPKLWNGGVYNSQCPALSSPDLMEAQPTLLPKTRSNSSTSTSTKNRNSKYWIFSMIIERSSGVKRGEIDGDDADTPLEAILPAEPAAEQVCLLRDSPFRILRAAESGNLDDFKRLFMADNTRISLKDGKGRTAAHQATARNRVNILRYIRDQNGDFNAKDNAGNTPLHIAVECDAYEALDYLLSIPVDTGVLNEKKQAPVHLATELNKVKSLRVMGQYRNVIDIQQGGEHGRTALHLAAIYDHEECARILITEFDACPRKPCNNGYYPIHEAAKNASSKTMEVFFQWGEQRGCTREEMISFYDSEGNVPLHSAVHGGDIKAVELCLKSGAKISTQQHDLSTPVHLACAQGAIDIVKLMFEMQPMEKRICLSCTDVQKMTPLHCASMFDHPDIVSYLVSEGADINALDKEHRSPLLLAASRSGWKTVHLLIRLGAGISVKDAAARNVLHFVIMNGGRLTDFAEQVANCQTNNQLQLLLNEKDSMGCSPLHYASRDGHIRSLENLIRLGACINLKNNNNESPLHFAARYGRYNTVRQLLDSEKGSFIINESDGAGMTPLHISSQQGHTRVVQLLLNRGALLHRDHTGRNPLQLAAMSGYTETIELLHSVHSHLLDQVDKDGNTALHLATMENKPHAISVLMSMQCKLVYNVLDMSAIDYAIYYKYPEAALAMVTHEERANEVMALRSDKHPCVTLALIASMPKVFEAVQDKCISKANCKKDSKSFYIKYSFWPYQKTPEQIEAKRKEFNDPKWRPMPLAVVNTMVTHGRVELLAHPLSQKYLQMKWNSYGKYFHLANLLIYSIFLVFVTIYSSLMMNNIELEPGVNKSMSQYCNLGWDQLTHNLSQNHFAATNFRQDSCVERINRTTAILFCAGVIVVYILLNSMREMLQIYQQRLHYILETVNLISWVLYISALVMIVPAFRADGIITSIHYSAASIAVFLSWFRLLLFLQRFDQVGIYVVMFLEILQTLIKVLMVFSILIIAFGLAFYILLSKIIDPQPNHLSFSNIPMSLLRTFSMMLGELDVVGTYVNTYYRDRLKVPMTSFLILSVFMILMPILLMNLLIGLAVGDIESVRRNAQLKRLAMQVVLHTELERKLPHVWLQRVDKMELIEYPNEAKCKVGFCDFILRKWFSNPFTEDSAMDAISFDNNDDFINAELERQRRKLRDISRMLEQQHQLMRLIVQKMEIKTEADDVDEGISPNEIRSVVGSASAGTNRWNSPRIRNKLRAALSFNKSM, from the exons ATGCCCAAGCTCTGGAATGGTGGGGTCTACAATAGCCAGTGCCCCGCCTTGTCGTCGCCGGACCTGATGGAGGCCCAGCCCACACTTTTGCCCAAGACgcgcagcaacagcagcactaGCACCAGCACCAAGAACCGGAACAGCAAG TATTGGATATTCTCGATGATAATCGAACGAAGTTCGGGTGTCAAGCGGGGCGAAATCGATGGCGATGATGCAGACACCCCACTGGAGGCCATCTTGCCAGCCGAACCGGCGGCGGAGCAGGTCTGCTTGTTGCGTGACAGCCCCTTCAGGATATTGCGG GCAGCCGAGTCCGGAAACCTGGATGATTTCAAGCGGCTGTTTATGGCCGACAACACGCGCATTTCCCTGAAGGATGGCAAGGGACGGACGGCTGCCCACCAGGCAACGGCCAGAAATCGCGTCAATATACTGCGCTACATTAGGGATCAGAACGGGG ACTTCAATGCCAAGGACAATGCCGGAAATACACCACTCCACATTGCCGTCGAGTGCGATGCTTACGAGGCCCTGGACTATCTGCTGTCCAT CCCGGTGGACACGGGAGTGCTCAACGAGAAGAAGCAGGCTCCGGTCCACCTGGCCACCGAGCTGAACAAGGTGAAATCCCTGCGGGTGATGGGACAGTACCGGAACGTCATCGACATACAGCAGGGCGGGGAGCATGGACGCACGGCCCTCCATCTGGCGGCCATCTACGATCACGAGGAATGCGCTCGCATCCTG ATAACCGAGTTCGATGCATGCCCCCGTAAGCCGTGTAACAACGGCTATTATCCCATTCACGAGGCTGCCAAGAACGCCAGCTCCAAGACAATGGAGGTCTTTTtccag TGGGGTGAGCAACGCGGCTGTACACGCGAGGAGATGATATCCTTCTACGACTCGGAGGGCAATGTGCCACTGCACTCAGCGGTCCACGGTGGCGACATCAAGGCTGTGGAGTTGTGCCTCAAGTCCGGTGCAAAGATATCCACCCAGCAACATGATCTCTCGACACCAGTGCATCTGGCCTGCGCTCAG GGTGCCATTGATATTGTGAAGCTGATGTTCGAGATGCAGCCAATGGAGAAGAGGATCTGCCTGAGCTGCACCGATGTGCAGAAGATGACGCCGCtgcactgcgcctccatgtTTGATCATCCGGATATTGTGTCCTATTTGGTGAGCGAGGGAGCCGACATTAATGCTTTGGACAAGGAGCATCGCTCCcccctgctgctggctgcctcTCGCAGCGGGTGGAAGACGG TCCACCTCTTGATTCGATTGGGGGCTGGGATTAGCGTCAAGGATGCGGCTGCTCGCAATGTCCTGCATTTTGTAATCATGAACGGTGGCCGGCTGACGGACTTTGCCGAGCAGGTGGCCAATTGCCAGACGAACAACcagctccagctgctgctcaaCGAGAAGGACAGCATGGGCTGCTCGCCGCTCCACTACGCCAGTCGGGACGGGCACATCCGCTCGCTGGAGAATCTCATTCGGCTGGGGGCCTGTATCAACctaaagaacaacaacaacgagagTCCGCTGCACTTTGCCGCCCGCTACGGCCGCTACAACACCGTGCGCCAGCTGCTCGACTCGGAGAAGGGCTCGTTCATCATCAACGAAAGCGACGGGGCAGGGATGACTCCGCTGCACATTTCCTCCCAGCAGGGGCACACCCGTGTGGTCCAGCTGCTGCTCAACCGCGGGGCTCTGCTGCACAGGGATCACACGGGACGCAATCCTCTCCAGCTGGCGGCCATGTCCGGCTATACCGAGACCATTGAGCTGCTGCACTCGGTGCACTCCCATCTGCTCGATCAAGTGGACAAGGATGGG AATACGGCTCTCCACCTGGCCACCATGGAGAACAAGCCGCATGCCATCTCGGTGCTGATGTCCATGCAATGCAAGCTCGTCTATAACGTCCTGGACATGAGTGCCATTGACTATGCCATCTACTACAAGTACCCGGAGGCGGCTCTGGCCATGGTCACCCACGAGGAGCGGGCCAATGAGGTGATGGCCCTCCGCTCCGACAAGCATCCGTGCGTCACCCTGGCCCTGATTGCCTCCATGCCGAAGGTCTTTGAGGCGGTGCAGGACAAGTGTATCAGTAAGGCCAACTGCAAGAAGGACTCGAAGAGCTTTTAC ATTAAATATTCATTTTGGCCCTACCAAAAGACACCCGAACAGATCGAGGCCAAGCGCAAAGAGTTCAATGATCCCAAGTGGCGTCCCATGCCCCTGGCCGTGGTGAAT ACCATGGTTACCCATGGACGCGTGGAGCTGCTGGCCCATCCACTCAGCCAGAAGTATCTGCAGATGAAGTGGAACTCGTACGGCAAGTACTTTCATCTGGCCAACCTACTGATCTACTCGATATTCCTGGTCTTTGTCACGATCTATTCGTCCCTGATGATGAACAACATTGAGCTGGAGCCTGGTGTGAACAAGTCCATGAGCCAATATTGCAATTTGGG GTGGGACCAGCTGACCCACAACCTCTCGCAGAATCACTTTGCCGCAACAAACTTCCGCCAGGACTCGTGTGTGGAGCGCATCAATCGGACCACGGCCATTCTATTCTGTGCTGGGGTGATTGTGGTCTACATTTTGCTCAATTCGATGCGGGAAATGCTGCAGATCTACCAGCAACGCTTGCACTATATCCTGGAGACGGTCAACTTGATATCCTGGGTGCTATACATATCGGCCCTGGTCATGATAGTGCCGGCCTTTCGGGCCGATGGCATCATTACCAGCATTCACTATTCGGCGGCCTCGATTGCTGTGTTTCTGTCCTGGTTCCGGCTCTTGCTGTTCCTGCAGCGATTCGACCAGGTTGGCATCTATGTGGTTATGTTTCTGGAGATCCTGCAGACGCTCATCAAAGTGCTGATGGTCTTCTCCATACTGATCATTGCTTTTGGACTGGCCTTTTACATTTTGCTCTCGAAG ATTATCGATCCACAGCCGAACCACTTGTCCTTCTCGAACATACCGATGTCTCTGCTGCGCACCTTCTCCATGATGTTGGGCGAACTGGATGTTGTGGGCACCTATGTGAACACCTACTATCGCGACCGACTCAAAGTGCCCATGACCTCCTTCTTGATACTGA GCGTCTTCATGATACTCATGCCCATTCTGTTGATGAATTTGCTTATCGGTTTGGCGGTTGGCGACATCGAGTCGGTGCGTCGCAATGCCCAGCTGAAACGTCTGGCCATGCAGGTGGTCCTGCACACGGAACTGGAGCGCAAGCTACCCCATGTCTGGCTCCAGCGGGTGGACAAAATGGAGCTTATCGAATACCCAAACGAGGCAAAGTGCAAGGTCGGCTTCTGTGACTTTATTCTACGCAAATGGTTCTCCAATCCCTTCACCGAGGATT CCGCCATGGACGCCATCTCCTTTGACAACAATGACGATTTTATCAACGCAGAGCTGGAGCGGCAGCGCCGCAAGCTGCGGGACATAAGCCGCATGCTGGAGCAACAGCACCAGCTGATGCGCCTCATTGTCCAGAAGATGGAGATCAAAACGGAGGCAGACGATGTGGACGAGGGCATATCGCCCAACGAGATTCGCTCCGTCGTGGGCTCGGCCTCGGCTGGCACCAATCGCTGGAATTCTCCGCGCATCCGCAACAAGCTTCGAGCCGCTCTCAGTTTCAACAAGAGCATGTAG
- the LOC108152856 gene encoding transient receptor potential cation channel subfamily A member 1 isoform X3, with protein sequence MPNCEKETPNREVVISPLRYLISGFARGAELTAMAPLNLPNKWARILRMSSAPKIQIDDFLQAAESGNLDDFKRLFMADNTRISLKDGKGRTAAHQATARNRVNILRYIRDQNGDFNAKDNAGNTPLHIAVECDAYEALDYLLSIPVDTGVLNEKKQAPVHLATELNKVKSLRVMGQYRNVIDIQQGGEHGRTALHLAAIYDHEECARILITEFDACPRKPCNNGYYPIHEAAKNASSKTMEVFFQWGEQRGCTREEMISFYDSEGNVPLHSAVHGGDIKAVELCLKSGAKISTQQHDLSTPVHLACAQGAIDIVKLMFEMQPMEKRICLSCTDVQKMTPLHCASMFDHPDIVSYLVSEGADINALDKEHRSPLLLAASRSGWKTVHLLIRLGAGISVKDAAARNVLHFVIMNGGRLTDFAEQVANCQTNNQLQLLLNEKDSMGCSPLHYASRDGHIRSLENLIRLGACINLKNNNNESPLHFAARYGRYNTVRQLLDSEKGSFIINESDGAGMTPLHISSQQGHTRVVQLLLNRGALLHRDHTGRNPLQLAAMSGYTETIELLHSVHSHLLDQVDKDGNTALHLATMENKPHAISVLMSMQCKLVYNVLDMSAIDYAIYYKYPEAALAMVTHEERANEVMALRSDKHPCVTLALIASMPKVFEAVQDKCISKANCKKDSKSFYIKYSFAFLQCPFMFAKIDEKTGEPIMTTNPIPLPALNTMVTHGRVELLAHPLSQKYLQMKWNSYGKYFHLANLLIYSIFLVFVTIYSSLMMNNIELEPGVNKSMSQYCNLGWDQLTHNLSQNHFAATNFRQDSCVERINRTTAILFCAGVIVVYILLNSMREMLQIYQQRLHYILETVNLISWVLYISALVMIVPAFRADGIITSIHYSAASIAVFLSWFRLLLFLQRFDQVGIYVVMFLEILQTLIKVLMVFSILIIAFGLAFYILLSKIIDPQPNHLSFSNIPMSLLRTFSMMLGELDVVGTYVNTYYRDRLKVPMTSFLILSVFMILMPILLMNLLIGLAVGDIESVRRNAQLKRLAMQVVLHTELERKLPHVWLQRVDKMELIEYPNEAKCKVGFCDFILRKWFSNPFTEDSAMDAISFDNNDDFINAELERQRRKLRDISRMLEQQHQLMRLIVQKMEIKTEADDVDEGISPNEIRSVVGSASAGTNRWNSPRIRNKLRAALSFNKSM encoded by the exons ATGCCAAACTGCGAGAAGGAGACCCCGAATCGGGAGGTGGTCATCAGTCCGCTCCGCTACTTGATCAGCGGCTTTGCCCGCGGGGCGGAGCTCACTGCAATGGCCCCGCTCAACCTGCCCAACAAGTGGGCCCGTATACTGCGAATGTCCTCCGCACCGAAGATACAAATCGACGACTTTCTCCAG GCAGCCGAGTCCGGAAACCTGGATGATTTCAAGCGGCTGTTTATGGCCGACAACACGCGCATTTCCCTGAAGGATGGCAAGGGACGGACGGCTGCCCACCAGGCAACGGCCAGAAATCGCGTCAATATACTGCGCTACATTAGGGATCAGAACGGGG ACTTCAATGCCAAGGACAATGCCGGAAATACACCACTCCACATTGCCGTCGAGTGCGATGCTTACGAGGCCCTGGACTATCTGCTGTCCAT CCCGGTGGACACGGGAGTGCTCAACGAGAAGAAGCAGGCTCCGGTCCACCTGGCCACCGAGCTGAACAAGGTGAAATCCCTGCGGGTGATGGGACAGTACCGGAACGTCATCGACATACAGCAGGGCGGGGAGCATGGACGCACGGCCCTCCATCTGGCGGCCATCTACGATCACGAGGAATGCGCTCGCATCCTG ATAACCGAGTTCGATGCATGCCCCCGTAAGCCGTGTAACAACGGCTATTATCCCATTCACGAGGCTGCCAAGAACGCCAGCTCCAAGACAATGGAGGTCTTTTtccag TGGGGTGAGCAACGCGGCTGTACACGCGAGGAGATGATATCCTTCTACGACTCGGAGGGCAATGTGCCACTGCACTCAGCGGTCCACGGTGGCGACATCAAGGCTGTGGAGTTGTGCCTCAAGTCCGGTGCAAAGATATCCACCCAGCAACATGATCTCTCGACACCAGTGCATCTGGCCTGCGCTCAG GGTGCCATTGATATTGTGAAGCTGATGTTCGAGATGCAGCCAATGGAGAAGAGGATCTGCCTGAGCTGCACCGATGTGCAGAAGATGACGCCGCtgcactgcgcctccatgtTTGATCATCCGGATATTGTGTCCTATTTGGTGAGCGAGGGAGCCGACATTAATGCTTTGGACAAGGAGCATCGCTCCcccctgctgctggctgcctcTCGCAGCGGGTGGAAGACGG TCCACCTCTTGATTCGATTGGGGGCTGGGATTAGCGTCAAGGATGCGGCTGCTCGCAATGTCCTGCATTTTGTAATCATGAACGGTGGCCGGCTGACGGACTTTGCCGAGCAGGTGGCCAATTGCCAGACGAACAACcagctccagctgctgctcaaCGAGAAGGACAGCATGGGCTGCTCGCCGCTCCACTACGCCAGTCGGGACGGGCACATCCGCTCGCTGGAGAATCTCATTCGGCTGGGGGCCTGTATCAACctaaagaacaacaacaacgagagTCCGCTGCACTTTGCCGCCCGCTACGGCCGCTACAACACCGTGCGCCAGCTGCTCGACTCGGAGAAGGGCTCGTTCATCATCAACGAAAGCGACGGGGCAGGGATGACTCCGCTGCACATTTCCTCCCAGCAGGGGCACACCCGTGTGGTCCAGCTGCTGCTCAACCGCGGGGCTCTGCTGCACAGGGATCACACGGGACGCAATCCTCTCCAGCTGGCGGCCATGTCCGGCTATACCGAGACCATTGAGCTGCTGCACTCGGTGCACTCCCATCTGCTCGATCAAGTGGACAAGGATGGG AATACGGCTCTCCACCTGGCCACCATGGAGAACAAGCCGCATGCCATCTCGGTGCTGATGTCCATGCAATGCAAGCTCGTCTATAACGTCCTGGACATGAGTGCCATTGACTATGCCATCTACTACAAGTACCCGGAGGCGGCTCTGGCCATGGTCACCCACGAGGAGCGGGCCAATGAGGTGATGGCCCTCCGCTCCGACAAGCATCCGTGCGTCACCCTGGCCCTGATTGCCTCCATGCCGAAGGTCTTTGAGGCGGTGCAGGACAAGTGTATCAGTAAGGCCAACTGCAAGAAGGACTCGAAGAGCTTTTAC ATAAAGTACTCTTTCGCATTCTTGCAATGCCCCTTTATGTTTGCCAAGATCGATGAGAAAACCGGAGAGCCGATAATGACAACAAATCCCATTCCGTTGCCGGCATTGAAT ACCATGGTTACCCATGGACGCGTGGAGCTGCTGGCCCATCCACTCAGCCAGAAGTATCTGCAGATGAAGTGGAACTCGTACGGCAAGTACTTTCATCTGGCCAACCTACTGATCTACTCGATATTCCTGGTCTTTGTCACGATCTATTCGTCCCTGATGATGAACAACATTGAGCTGGAGCCTGGTGTGAACAAGTCCATGAGCCAATATTGCAATTTGGG GTGGGACCAGCTGACCCACAACCTCTCGCAGAATCACTTTGCCGCAACAAACTTCCGCCAGGACTCGTGTGTGGAGCGCATCAATCGGACCACGGCCATTCTATTCTGTGCTGGGGTGATTGTGGTCTACATTTTGCTCAATTCGATGCGGGAAATGCTGCAGATCTACCAGCAACGCTTGCACTATATCCTGGAGACGGTCAACTTGATATCCTGGGTGCTATACATATCGGCCCTGGTCATGATAGTGCCGGCCTTTCGGGCCGATGGCATCATTACCAGCATTCACTATTCGGCGGCCTCGATTGCTGTGTTTCTGTCCTGGTTCCGGCTCTTGCTGTTCCTGCAGCGATTCGACCAGGTTGGCATCTATGTGGTTATGTTTCTGGAGATCCTGCAGACGCTCATCAAAGTGCTGATGGTCTTCTCCATACTGATCATTGCTTTTGGACTGGCCTTTTACATTTTGCTCTCGAAG ATTATCGATCCACAGCCGAACCACTTGTCCTTCTCGAACATACCGATGTCTCTGCTGCGCACCTTCTCCATGATGTTGGGCGAACTGGATGTTGTGGGCACCTATGTGAACACCTACTATCGCGACCGACTCAAAGTGCCCATGACCTCCTTCTTGATACTGA GCGTCTTCATGATACTCATGCCCATTCTGTTGATGAATTTGCTTATCGGTTTGGCGGTTGGCGACATCGAGTCGGTGCGTCGCAATGCCCAGCTGAAACGTCTGGCCATGCAGGTGGTCCTGCACACGGAACTGGAGCGCAAGCTACCCCATGTCTGGCTCCAGCGGGTGGACAAAATGGAGCTTATCGAATACCCAAACGAGGCAAAGTGCAAGGTCGGCTTCTGTGACTTTATTCTACGCAAATGGTTCTCCAATCCCTTCACCGAGGATT CCGCCATGGACGCCATCTCCTTTGACAACAATGACGATTTTATCAACGCAGAGCTGGAGCGGCAGCGCCGCAAGCTGCGGGACATAAGCCGCATGCTGGAGCAACAGCACCAGCTGATGCGCCTCATTGTCCAGAAGATGGAGATCAAAACGGAGGCAGACGATGTGGACGAGGGCATATCGCCCAACGAGATTCGCTCCGTCGTGGGCTCGGCCTCGGCTGGCACCAATCGCTGGAATTCTCCGCGCATCCGCAACAAGCTTCGAGCCGCTCTCAGTTTCAACAAGAGCATGTAG